The sequence CGCCTGAGAGAAGTAGGATTTAACAATTGAAACTATCTTTATATGATTTCAGAAAGCGGAAGATTTCATTCAAATTACCTATTAGTTTTACTCTTAATCCTTTTCACTATATGCCAAATGATTTGACCCTTACCACAGGTGAAATCGTTTTCTGAAGACCTAATACAGTATGCAACTTATCATGCACATAATAGTTGTAAGATTTAAGAATGAGGTTATAACAATATGACGGAAGTGATGCTGAGATGGTCCAGACATGTAAAGATTAGGTGCGGCAATACACCAGTAAGAAGGTGCGAGAGGTTGGTTATAGGAGGTTTTAGTTGAGGTAGAGAGGTAGAAGTAGACCGAAGAGGAACGGGAGGAGTTGATTAGACCGGACATGACACATCTTCAACTTACTATGGACAGGCCTTAGATTGGAAGGTTTGGAGATCGATGATAAGGGTAGTAGATAGCCAAGTGTTGTCGTACTATTATCATTTATGTGTGAGAGGCCCCTTGCATCTTCTCATCTTGTCCTTATTTTGTAGTATTAGTTAGTATTCATTTAGCatcttatttttcaatattcacTACTAGATTGTCGTAATTGCTTCATATGCTCTATTTATCTTGCTATTTTGTTGCCTTTATTTCTTCTTCAGTCGTGCTTTGATTGTACTTATTTTGAGCCAAGTTTCTATCGAATACAACCTCTCTAACCCACCTacaaaggtaggggtaaggtctgtaCATCCTACCTTCTCCAGAACCCACTTTTGGGActacattgggtatgttgttgttgtttatttgCAAGTGTAAGATGTACTGTCAATATGTTGGAAGAAATTTTGACTCTGTTCTCATGAATTACTTGTTGGTAAAAGGTAGCAAAGCCTTTGTAAATGTAACAAAAACCATGTTAAAATCCCTATTAGAGGGTTGGGCCCTACCAAATTTTCTTTCCGTTTAACTTCTTTGCTGTAGTACATGAATCTAATTAGAGCAGACCATTGAACTGACAAGTTAAGTCAAAAGCAAATCACACTACAACCTAAAAAAGAATACTCTTTTACTTCTACATGGGGCATACCTGAAGATGCATTTCTTTCAATGTCTGTCAGAGTTGAAGTAGAACTGTCTTATTTTCAGTTTGCAACTTTGTCATATAATTTGCTTAGGAATAGTATCAGACAGAGTTTCACTAGGTAAATGAAAAATACGCGAATTGTATGCATATTCTTGCTTCTTTAGTTCAATCAATTGCTTGAGTTTCTTACCCATGTGTTTGTTAACTCTGCAGGGTCAATCCGTTTAGACTTATTGGAGTTGGACTGACAGTGTGGACAATAGCTATTGTTGGTTGTGGTTTCTCAACTAATTTCTGGTTCATTGCAACATGCAGAATGTAAGTCTAACCATATTACTCCTCACAAGCTGTCATGTATTACTCGCAAttattttgtgtgtgtgtgtgttgtggGGGGGGGGGNNNNNNNNNNNNNNNNNNNNNNNNNNNNNNNNNNNNNNNNNNNNNNNNNNNNNNNNNNNNNNNNNNNNNNNNNNNNNNNNNNNNNNNNNNNNNNNNNNNNNNNNNNNNNNNNNNNNNNNNNNNNNNNNNNNNNNNNNNNNNNNNNNNNNNNNNNNNNNNNNNNNNNNNNNNNNNNNNNNNNNNNNNNNNNNNNNNNNNNNNNNNNNNNNNNNNNNNNNNNNNNNNNNNNNNNNNNNNNNNNNNNNNNNNNNNNNNNNNNNNNNNNNNNNNNNNNNNNNNNNNNNNNNNNNNNNNNNNNNNNNNNNNNNNNNNNNNNNNNNNNNNNNNNNNNNNNNNNNNNNNNNNNNNNNNNNNNNNNNNNNNNNNNNNNNNNNNNNNNNNNGGGGGGGGGGGGGAGCGTATCTTCGGTTACattaatatttcttcttttccagGCTGGTGGGTGTTGGTGAAGCATCTTTCATAAGCCTTGCCGCTCCTTTTATTGATGATAATGCGCCTGTTGCTCAGGTCTGtttttttaacatttatgtTTTTTGTGACTGATAATTTCCACTAGAGTTCGCATTTAATACTGCTACTAATATAATGGTTGTTCTTTTATACACCTGTTTCATTCTCTGCTGATTACACTGCAATGTGTAAGTACTAAGATCTTTCTTATGCAATATCTGTGCTTAATCAACTTCCTGAGGGCCCAATAAAGCTATTAAAACAGTATTCTAGGAAGTCATGTATTTTATAATACCATCTTGGTACTTTATTAATAAAACTTGACCTTAAAAAAAGCAACCTTTGTAGTACACTTGCTGAAAAGCTCATGGAGTAGTGGTGGCAAACAAATATGTGAAGCTATCTATGAAAGAAAACATAATCGGTAGAATTTGAATTACACATTAGAAAAacacaaattcaaatatttaaccTAACTTGAATCCTTGTTATCACTTATGATCATTCAAACCCAAAGACAATAACGGTTAAATCAAGGAAGAATCAGATAAGAATATAATTAGATTCAGTCGCAAACAGATTTGCAAGAACCTATTAATTAATATTCCAAACACGATTCAATAGAAAGGAAGATAGATAAAATCAATCcagagaaataaaagaaacaagagGGAGAACAAAATGAACTCATACAAAAAATTCTATCCTAAAGATTCAAGCTCAATTTTAAAACTAAGATCAATTGGAAAAATATGGCCGTTATTACTGGACTTGTTGAAgagattaaatataataatcaagGTATATCTTTTTCATCAGTGGTTGAATCGATCATCAGAAGAAGAATTAGGCCAAAAATTCGGATACAATCTCTACTCTTAGAGTGCtattcttttcttaaaaaagaaaaaggctaactaatgtaatgatgtaattCCATGCAAATATGGCTACCCGGTGAATATGAGGTCCCATTCACTCATGGCCAGGCCAAAAGGGACCACTAGCCTGGAGAATCAAATAGAGAATAGGCCCTGAGTTCACCATCTTTGCCGAAGATGAAGGGGAAGAAAGGGATCCCAGGGACAGAGTAACCAGAGGAGGCCTGAAATGAAACCGGAAGGAAAGCCACAGGAGTAGGAGTGGAGAGAAAGTGAAAGCGGAAGAGTAAAGGTGGAATGGTTAGTGATGACAGCATAGGACACCAAATGttccttctctctcttttgAATCCCATGGATTGCCTCTCAATCTCTAGGACTAGAAAGTGTCAATATTAGGCTAAGCCCTTCAAAATTAGACTTCTCCAAAGGTAAAAACTAACTCAAAATAAGTCTAGGGTTCTATTTATAGTTCCTTCGAAAGTGTGCAGACATAGCTCACccccaaataattaaaaatctcaCCAGACTTGTGAGGCCATGGATCAGAAAACCCCTCAAGGCCACGGCTTTAAATTTCAGTCCACGACCTCAACTTTGAGACATCAATCTTGCATCTCCTGCCTTTTGAGGACATGATTTCAAGCTTGCAGCCACAATTTCAATCTCTTTTCTTCTAGTTGGCTCCATATTCTCTTCCAATACTGACGTCACAAgcacatatacatatttatgagGCAAGCCTTTTTGGCTCTCCTCACGAACTTGTGTTTGATCGCTCCTTTGGATGTTATAAAAAGGCTATTATTGTTAGAATTGGCTTTGGATGTTATCACTTGTGGTGTTAAGACAACAAATGATGTTATTAGTGAGTCAACTCTTTTCTCTCAGATGCTGGAATATTTACCCATATTACCTAGGGTCCATGAATCACTAGATTCCCCAATAAAGAAGATATTACCTAGTCCATGAATTACTGGATTCCCTGATAAAGGGGCGATTCCAATTCCTcttaaaatttaagttaataGACTTAGGCTTGATAAAACTATATCCCTGCTGTGCTTAAAGCAACTTCTGAGGTCATTCTTTATATTGTTTGACCCACTGAACTTATCTAGTTACTTTATTGAGATGGCTTCTTTGGCTTTTAGACTATTGCGTTTTCTAGTGTTAGAGAACTTAAACTGCTGAATAATGAGATGAAACTGCTTCAAATGGAGGGAATTGGATAATGAGGATTCATATATCCAACTCTGATTAGCTTAGGATTGAAGCTTAGTTTTTTGTTGTTGTCCTGCTGTTTGGAAATAAGTATGACTAGGCTTTATGCAGGTcgtcatttctttttttaaaaaagcaagTGAAATCTTTTGTGCTTCCAATTCACCATTGAACATCAAACTGAAAATCTTTTGTGCAATCACTTGTTTCTTGCATGCTTCTTCAACTTGCTGCTTGGTATATCTCTTGATGCTTTTGCATATGGTATACTTTGTGAATGCTAATTCTCTTCTTTTATCCAGAAAACAGCATGGCTGGGAATATTTTACATGTGTATACCAACTGGTATAGCATTTGGCTATGTATATGGTGGACTGGTAAATTCACTCTTCAGCGGTCAAGTTTAATGTTCTCTTGTGGAATGTGATTTATTATTCATACTAAATTTTACTAATGTTCCACTCTTTGATAGGTTGGCAATCATCTTAGCTGGCGTTGGGCATTTTGGATTGAGGCATTACTAATGCTTCCCTTTGCAGTTTTAGGTTTATTTATGAAACCATTGCAATTAAAAGGTAACAGTAAATTAGTCTTTTGGTCTTATCCTGTATGCATTTTCTGATACTTCTTTGAATGTTTATACAGGATTCTCTCATATCGGATCAAAAAAACCATTAACTTCTCCTCTGACTGCTTGCCCAGAAGAAGGTAGTGCCTATTATCATACAAATGTCTATTTCAGTTTGTCTACTTAGGCAACAGAGTAGTGTGATTCTTGTCCTAACTTTGATCATTTTTGCTCAGCATGACCTACCTTCTCTGGCATTTTGTCATTGGGAGTTTCTCTGTGCTCTACTTAGTTACTTTGTGAACAAAAATAGTGTTGGAAAGaatctttattttaaaagaaaaatattaaattgttatagTTGAATGGATAAAAGAACTAGGGGCTTAGTGGAACTCCTCAATTGCTAAAATGGAAAGCTTCTCTCTAGGTTTCTTTACTTGGAGTTTGTCCATGATTATCTTTTGTAGTAATTAAAGGAGTATAGGATagcccaaaaataaataaatgtgtgCCAGCTTGCAGTTCTTCCATTTGTATCAGCTTGATAACATTCTTTGTATGGCTTGATATAAATATACTACTTAGTAATATAAGTTGAATTGGTTGGGAAGTAGGTTAGGTGCTTCGTTGACAAACAGTTGTGtggagaaattaaaataaagatcTACTCTTGATCCTTTTCATTTACTTCCACTAGATACGAAGATACTTGAAGTGAAAGAACAGTAAGCAATAGCTTTGTATCTGTGAACTTGGGCAGTGTCTCTTAGCTTTTCCCCCCTTTAGGTGTCCTGTAGGCACTTGACTTGTCGTGGTTTTCTCGATTGAACCATTATTTGACCCTAACTCTTGTCGTTAATGCAGCTGTTTTGAATTGTAGCAATGGTTTGTCATCAACACGGGAAGAATCCAAGGATGGGTAAGGAACCTTCAtaaaagttgtgattttatTGATGGTCTTAAGACAGCCAAGATCTATCACCCATCCGGCAAACATGATTAAGTATGAGCAATATGTCTTCTGCTTTCACTCAGTTGACTTCTTTCTTGCTTTGTTCTCCTTCCTACAGTTCGAAAGGTGCTCCTAGCAATTTGAATGAGTTGGCAAGATTTTGGAAGGATCTAAAAACGCTTCATCTTGAAAAGACTTATGTCATCAATGTCCTAGGTATTCTATTAACTTTTGTTaccttcaattttttcatgCTACCTCTTCTATGGATCCCAATATTGGAACATGTTGATGAACCTTTTTTGGATGTCTTTCCTGAAATAAAGAGATCTCACTTATtctttgaactttttatttaagtttctcTACTCTGATTCTCAACTTGAGTGGTTTCTTGCAGGATACATAGCATATAATTTTGTAATTGGTGCATATTCCTATTGGGGACCCAAGGCTGGTTATTACATATACCATATGGTAAGCTCTCAGATCCACTATCCCGCTTCACAAATATTCTCAAGGGTTAAGTTTATGCTTGCATTATTCTgttgatttttctctttcacTGTCCTTGGTTACACATTTTGGAAGTTGCTTTGTACAAGTGAGCAATAACATTCCTTTTGAGTCGAGGGTCTATTGGAAATGGCCTCTCTACCCCACAAAGGCAGTGGTAAGGTCTATGCACATCCTACCTCCTCCCACCCCACtcgtgggattacactgggtatgttgttgtttcaATGTACCAGTGAAATGAGCTCAATTTGATCATGCCTCGTCCACTGACATTCTTTTGTTTTGCATCATCTGGTTATGCTGTTCAGCTTTACGTGAACCAATCAAATATCACAAAAGCATTAAGTACATGTTAGCTGATCTGTAATTGGTGTTACTGCAGAAAAATGCAGACATGATGTTTGGAGGTATTACTGTTATATCTGGAATATTCGGAACCTTGGCCGGAGGCTTTGTTTTGGATCGAATGACATCCACAATATCCAATGCCTTTAAGGTGGGGTACTTTGTTCCTAAGATTCTGTTGAATCTCTAGAAATATTTCTCATTTAATCCAGTGTCCAATGTGAAGATTATTCATTCTTTGCTAAGTATAAAACAAACAAGAGTTTCTCAATCTGGGTTAAAATTATCAAAGAAGGACTGATTCTTTTGACTTGTACAAATCTTGCACCCTGTTTCAATCTTCTCAAATTCGCCGCTTTTAGAAGGATGATCTATGATGTTCATTTTTAATGTTAATGACATATCTTCTCTTCTGGTGTTTTCATTTGAATCCTTCAAAACCCTGCTGCTAATGATGTCACTATTTTGTAATGCAGCTTCTCTCAGTGGCAACATTTCTTGGAGCAATATTTTGCTTTGCTGCCTTTTGTTTTAAGAGTTTATATGCTTTCATCCCTCTTTTTGCAATAGGAGAACTGCTTGTATTTGCAACACAGGTAATTCTATTAATCTAATCCAGTACTCTTTATTGTAAATTTGTCTACTTCTTTGTACACTAGTTCAATGGAGTTTAACATTTGGAAATGTTTTCtgcaaaatggtttttctctaaTTTCCTCGGTTCCTTTACtttatattatacataaatgTGATGAAGTGTGTCATTTTTTTAGGCAAAAAAACGTTTTTTAACTAACAAAATTGTTTGGATGACTGATCATATCCCCCATACATCCTTTTTTCCGTTCTTTGGAAGTTCTCAAAAGAGTAATTGGCTTTCACTTTGTTAAGATGTATAATTCGTTGTATTTTAGGGTTGATACTATTTGTTTCGAGCTTTACTTCATCTTACATTAAAGCATCTGACTGCAGGGCCCTGTAAACTATGTCTGTCTCCATTCCGTCAATCCAGGTTTGAGACCACTGGCTATGGCGATGTCTACTGTTTCAATCCACATATTTGGTGATGTTCCTTCCTCTCCTCTTGTGGGGGTTGTCCAGGTTTGAGCTTGCTTGTTGATCTTGTTTGCAACTTATATCTTTCTCTCTTTCAAGAGTTCTTTTTTCCGTTTCAAAAGATACAGACACACATTTTTACGAGCTTTGCTAATGTTATACATGGCTTTGATACTTGTTAGTGTTGTccccattttttattttccttaatgTTCCTAACCTCATCATTCAGATCCTCTGTTTTGTTTCACTTTTTCGGGCTATTCCTCTCAATTTGATTCTTGAGCATACTCTTCTCCATTTCTTTCTCTGGCAAACTCCTTCCCATTCCTTTCTCCGACTAAGCCCCCCCACCCCCAAAAcccctttttgtttttttcccttttctcttGTATATACACACATTGCAAGCAAGCCTTACCATTTGTTGTGGTGTGCCGGCTATCTGCAGCATTGTCACTGAAGTTTTACTCCTCCCTGCGGATGGAGGCTATTCGTACCCCCCGACGGCAGAGAACAGTGAAAGCTTCATTCAGCCCGCTTTCATTGTTTATCGAACATTCTAGTTTTGAAGTTCTGTGAGGACATAATATTTTGTAGAGGGAAGAGGCCTAGTGATTGTTCCCATTGTGCTGTTTCGAATCATCAGTTAGTGGTTGCCTCTTTAGCAGATAATGAATAACGAtggaaataaggaaaaaaatgaatttgctTCCCTCTTCACATAGCAGTGAATAAAATAGCATACAATCTGAAATATGGTGGCTTTGATAAAAAGGGAACCATGTTTTACTAGTGCAAAATTGTTCTTTCTTCTCCCATGATAATCTTCTTTTCTCCTCCAATAGTCACAAGAATGTGGAAGTGCAAGCTGCTTTTGTTTGAACAAAAAATCAGTAGTTGAACTTATAGAGTTCCttgtcaaaagaaaatattcGGTTCAACTTATAGTACATGAAAGACATGAAGCCTGTAGGATGATTTCCAATAACTAGTTTAACCGTTAAATTGATTCTGGAAAAGGTCAATTATGGGTGTAGCAGTAGTAAAAGTTATAATTGCAACTATGTCGTTCATTTTATGGTTCTTGGTAACATTGATCAATATGCTCCTATGTTTTCTCTTGTACAGGATCACATTAACAATTGGAGGGTCACTGCTTTGATGTTGACATCAGTTCTACTTATAGCGGCTGGAATATGGTTTTTAGGTATATTGTACTCTCATTGAACGCCTCAGAATCCAAATCTTTATCCTTGAAATGAGTCCTACTTGATGTCATTGGCAATACATTTAGGGtggttatgatattttttaatgcACTTTTTATGTGTAGGCATCTTTCTTCACAGTGTAGATAGATCCAACGAAGATAGTGACAATCAAATAAGTGATGCTGAGAGAGCAAGGTCACAACCATTGCTCAAGGAGAAAAGTAATGAACCAATTGAGGTCCCTGTTGAATCCTCCTAGTATTTGGTTGTGTTGCTACTGGACAAATGAAATGTAAATTCTTTGGTTCTTTTTCTCTTGATAATGGTTGTTTTTGGGCTCGGTTTTGCACGTACCTCGACTATTTCACCTTTGTACCTGCCACCTCCCATTGGCACATGTACCATATAACTCTGTCCTCCGAGGCTTAATGTAAATTCTTTGATTCTTATCTCTGTGTAAATAATGTTGCAAATCCATCAAGAGAAGTAGTTGAATTTGTTCATATAGGTGAGAATCATCAAAAGTAACTTCAGCATTAAGGTTAGCATACCTCATAATTGACCACATTATATTGTATCTCATTTCTGTAGCTCTATTTTTTGCTAATTTCCTTAGATTAGTAGAGAAAAAGGGAATAGGATGACTTCTTGTCGATTTTGTTCTTATCAGGTCCGAAATCAAAAGATTCTTTAAATATCATAACTCTCttaaatttgatatttagaTGACATTAGAATTGATAAAACATTGCAAGAAGCTAAAGGTAGACCCAGTTCTAATTTTCAACTGATGCATCTGGAGAATGAAGATTAAATCATATGTCAATACACTTGTTTTCGTTCTGGATAACTTACAAATGCTACTGGATGAACAAAATTATTGATGATAAATGAAAAACAGTAGCTTATAACAAGAAGTCatcttaaaaatatgaattggCTTCCACCCCAGACGAAAGAGTACAATCATGGGGACAATTTCCATGTCCAGTTTAGGTTACAGGCAGGAGAACTAGCCAGCTTAAGCTCTCCATTAATCAGCATTTATACAAGTGAAAGCTCACCAGCAGCGATTGATCTCTTGACCAGCTTTGCCCAAGATTCATTGGTTTCCGTAATAATCTTAAGAGCGTAATCCTGATAGTGCAAGGTAAAACGATCATTAGCATGCTCATCCAGAGCAAGGGAGAACGGTAATACAAAGACTAAACCTCTTTATCCCATAGAAGGAAACCTATAGAATGTTATAAAAATTACTATTTAccaatataattatttctttgtcATTATGTGCTGCACTTATCAAAAGCAATTGCAGGATCTTGCAGTTATATATGAAACCACTGCAGGAGAGGGTGGATTCATCTTATATAACATAATGGGCATGCAAATCAACCAATTGCCAATTTTCTAAACATAACTATCAAGTCTGTTGGAAATTTTATGTTAGTTCTGTTTGAAAGAACTAAGAGGAAATAGAAACAAGGATCTTCAAATGCATCACATTCAACCAAAAACTCCTGTGAAAGCAATTACCTTGTTTGCTGGCTTGTTGCCAAGAGCAAACCTATTAGCAGGTTTTCCATCAGGTATCTTATAGTCTCTAAACCAGTCCCTGATTGCTGTGAGAGTGCCCTGAAAAATTCACAGAATTAGTTCAAACAATATTGACAAGTTAACAGGAAATTTATAAGGAGCTTACCTAATAAAAATCCACACACTGATTCAATTCACTACTACTGCTAGCAGAAAGGACGATAAtagaaaaattgaattgaaaaggCTTAGCTCAGATGATTAGACTGAGATGCTGTGACCAAAAGATCAGAGTTTCAACCCACATCGGCATCATGTTGTGGGCATTACTCAAAACACAGTTTCTCAAACAGGCTTGCTTCTCTAGTAGTGTTAGCATTCAAGAGCATTTACTTCCTTCTAGAAGAGAAACAAGAAACTAAGGAACTTCATTCAGCAGATTAAAGTGGACCACTAGTCTCTATGTGGAATCACTGCTATGTTTTAGTACCATAATCAAGAACGTTAAAACTTATCATTACATGTATACTGATATTAACAGTAAGAATCTTAATCAGTAGCGATAAGATGTGCCAAACATCTGGAGTAGTGAAATTCCAGAATAGAGTTTCTCTCGACAACATGTCAAACAGTGAGATTAGGGACAACACAGTTACTTCAAACAGGAAGGTGACTATCAGCAGTTAGAGGTATCATATAACTCACAATAATCTAAAGGAGGACTTACTAGATGggcatgatttttttttcatacaatGTGATAGCAAAGGTAACAAAATGAGACTAAAAAGAATATGGGAACactatttatacaaaaaaatttgtctCCACGAAGCAAGTTATACCAATGTTACTATCTGGTTGGGGAAACAAAAGCAAGATTCacatatatatagtattttGCATGCCTCTGCTATTTCTTAGTTAGTGGAACTATAGTTGATAGGGAAGCCAATATCCTATAACGGCCGCTTCCACTCATCAGGATCTCCATGTCAGTGCTTACTGTCTCCCATTATAATCACAACTTTAATGCTTTTCCATAGCTTTGGATAGATGACCTTGAATACTGCTAACTTTCTTTAACTCCTCTCAATCCTACAAAGTATTCAGCTAATTTCAAAAGATATCAAGATCACTCATTTTTTGCATATAGTCTCTGTTATTTCTATCGATGTTCCTAGGAAACGATCAAGACTTCAAGCTCTAGTGAGCTGGTTCTTATGATAAATTAACCACTCTTcattaaaaatgataaagtaaCCGTAGAAGACTTTACAAGACAAGTCTGAGGTAATAACAGAAAATTGAAAAGGAGATAGATAATTATCTTTAACCGAAGAGGCATATCACAGCACAACAAAGAAAGCGAGAGATAGAGAAAGAGAAGTGATGCATAAATGTGTTGCGCAAGCATAATCAGTGCGAGAGAAAGGAGAGTCAACAAAAGATAGCAGCTTTATTGCACTTCAAACTTACCGGAAAATGTTTTTCCACATCATCAACATCATTAACAAGTGAAGCTCTTGGATCGTCTAGTGAAATAGCAACTATTTTCCAGTCAAGTTCTCCTTCATCAATCATTGCCAGAGCAGCTAAAGGTTTGACCTTCAGAACCTGGCCAATTTTACCTCGGCTTTCCCCAATCTCAACAACATCAACTACAAATGAGAAAAACATAGAGAGATTCAACTAAATAAGACAATCTCTAACACCATTGTTTTTTCTACTCTTTTTGTTTTGATAGATGGACCAGAAGAAAGTTGTTAACTTTTTAGAACTATTGCAACCATACCAGGGTCATTATCACCAAATGCCCCTTCAACTTCGGTATTCGCAAAAGTAGGATCTTCCCATGTTTGAGGAAGCAATCCATAGTTCCAGTGAATATTATATCTGAAAGATGCATAAGAAatgcataacataaaaaaaaaaaaaaaaaacatccgAAACTAGACAACTCCAGACAGCTATGACGACACATCATCAGTGAGGTACAAATCTCATCAGTCTAAGATTGAAGAGCGACTGTATCGGTCGTTGCTTAACAAAAAGCATATGTAACAGACCTAAACATATTGACCCACAGAAAACTGCAGTTAACTCATAAAGACAACTGCTTGCAAATGACAATAGGTCAAAATCCCACGCCAACTAAAAGCGGAATGGGTAGGAAACCAAGAAGCATAAAGACAACTGCTTGCAGATGGCTGGGTCAAATCCCACGCCAACTAAAAGCGGAATGGGTAGGAAAGCGAGAAGATAATTACATCTGACAATGTTAACATACTAAAAGAATGTAGAAAAGTCGCATAATAGGCTTACGGATAGTATCGAAGTTTCCCCTTCTTTGTGTCTTGTTTAATAGGAGTGTGTTGCTCATCTGTAGCAACTTCCATCTTTGCACTTGATTCTTTGGGGATCTcaacaacaaaattgaaaacaCCATCACCCAAATGTAGTGGTATGTCATGCCAAGGGGATATCTGCACATTACAAAGACATGATATAATATGTTGCAACTATTGTAACTAGACAGACCAAAAGCTCTGTTTTTTTCACGAAGTAAACGCTAACAAATAACAAAGATGAATATGCTATTTATCCTCACAGCTTTCAAgcaattacttatttttaaatggaTTTTATCGTTGACTTCCCTACTTCGGATCATGTTAAACTACAGAATGTGGAAATGTCTCACTGAATAAATTTCATGGATAACAAATCTCGCGATTAGGCATTTCATCAGTGTGTCAATCCATCAATGGATTACATCTCAATCCAAGCTACTAGAGGCCAAAGCTAAGTGATTCTCTGTAACTAGTCCGCTCTATTCAGGCTCATTCACAGAATAGTGAAATTTCCAGATTACAATATCCCGATAATGAGAAATCCACTGTCAAGGTAGAGACAAATATTTACCTTTTTGCCGGAATTGTCTGCAAAAAACACGCGGTAATCTAGGGTTTCGGGCTGTCCTTCTTCTATAGTCTGAATCTGGGGATTGTAGATTGCACTGCAAGTGAAAAGACGCTTCTTTTGCACCGGTCCGTTTCTGAAGCAAAGGCTGAAATTGTTGGGCCTTCGTAATGGACCTTTCGATAGGAGCGAAGCCGTTAAAGTGTTGCTGGCTGATACCATGATTCTTGCCGCCGCCATTGCTGTTTCGCTGGCAAGTGTTCAGTCCCTAAAGGCAACAGAAATTATTGGAGAAGATAAAACAGTGAAAGTTGCTAGTGCTGCTATCAGCCTATCACTGCCTAACATCAACCACAGTCCACATATATGCACAAATGTTATGGTCTGATTTGTTTGCTCCtatattccttttctttttccacaATGGTAGGACAATATTTAGGAGTCATGTGTTTACTTGTTCAAGGTCAAAcgcataaataaatttttaaatttatttggcTTTTctctttatctatttttttctatataatttttctattgaattatTGAATCATCTCTAAGTTATTCCTTTTAAAcattgttggttgattttgatcgattttttaaattgtaaacGTCTTCAATTGTGTTTGTATTGTAAAGATTTAGATTGAAGGAATGAAAAACAAACTAtgtgttagtctcatttgttttttaatgtattccaatgacttgaagtaaaacacaattattct comes from Solanum pennellii chromosome 1, SPENNV200 and encodes:
- the LOC107003932 gene encoding probable sphingolipid transporter spinster homolog 2 isoform X2; this encodes MHSSDFVFYSVSFTCQIKLPTIVTLFPLCSFVTRNPQNLGRNSKPPISWLLAVFCVINLINYVDRGSIASNGVNGNRRTCTKDGTCSSGSGIQGEFNLSNFQDGVISSAFMVGLLVASPIFASFAKRVNPFRLIGVGLTVWTIAIVGCGFSTNFWFIATCRMLVGVGEASFISLAAPFIDDNAPVAQKTAWLGIFYMCIPTGIAFGYVYGGLVGNHLSWRWAFWIEALLMLPFAVLGLFMKPLQLKGFSHIGSKKPLTSPLTACPEEAVLNCSNGLSSTREESKDGSKGAPSNLNELARFWKDLKTLHLEKTYVINVLGYIAYNFVIGAYSYWGPKAGYYIYHMKNADMMFGGITVISGIFGTLAGGFVLDRMTSTISNAFKLLSVATFLGAIFCFAAFCFKSLYAFIPLFAIGELLVFATQGPVNYVCLHSVNPGLRPLAMAMSTVSIHIFGDVPSSPLVGVVQDHINNWRVTALMLTSVLLIAAGIWFLGIFLHSVDRSNEDSDNQISDAERARSQPLLKEKSNEPIEVPVESS
- the LOC107003932 gene encoding probable sphingolipid transporter spinster homolog 2 isoform X1, with protein sequence MGKQEPDPKSLDDSNSTHKPDTSTLDVLAATDMAKPSISSSLLPQPSWFTAKRLLAVFCVINLINYVDRGSIASNGVNGNRRTCTKDGTCSSGSGIQGEFNLSNFQDGVISSAFMVGLLVASPIFASFAKRVNPFRLIGVGLTVWTIAIVGCGFSTNFWFIATCRMLVGVGEASFISLAAPFIDDNAPVAQKTAWLGIFYMCIPTGIAFGYVYGGLVGNHLSWRWAFWIEALLMLPFAVLGLFMKPLQLKGFSHIGSKKPLTSPLTACPEEAVLNCSNGLSSTREESKDGSKGAPSNLNELARFWKDLKTLHLEKTYVINVLGYIAYNFVIGAYSYWGPKAGYYIYHMKNADMMFGGITVISGIFGTLAGGFVLDRMTSTISNAFKLLSVATFLGAIFCFAAFCFKSLYAFIPLFAIGELLVFATQGPVNYVCLHSVNPGLRPLAMAMSTVSIHIFGDVPSSPLVGVVQDHINNWRVTALMLTSVLLIAAGIWFLGIFLHSVDRSNEDSDNQISDAERARSQPLLKEKSNEPIEVPVESS
- the LOC107003942 gene encoding soluble inorganic pyrophosphatase 6, chloroplastic-like, with the translated sequence MAAARIMVSASNTLTASLLSKGPLRRPNNFSLCFRNGPVQKKRLFTCSAIYNPQIQTIEEGQPETLDYRVFFADNSGKKISPWHDIPLHLGDGVFNFVVEIPKESSAKMEVATDEQHTPIKQDTKKGKLRYYPYNIHWNYGLLPQTWEDPTFANTEVEGAFGDNDPVDVVEIGESRGKIGQVLKVKPLAALAMIDEGELDWKIVAISLDDPRASLVNDVDDVEKHFPGTLTAIRDWFRDYKIPDGKPANRFALGNKPANKDYALKIITETNESWAKLVKRSIAAGELSLV